GACAATGACAACTCCATTGTTGAGAAACATCAAAAGTTCCACTATGTGAGTATTAGCACAGGCCAATTTAACCAGTTGATGGACATCACAGAAGAAGTTGTCCAGGATGTTGGGGCCACAGAAGGGGAGAGCAATGGTGAGAGCAAATAGAGTGATGCCGTGGATGAAGCCCCCTGCCCATGAAGCTCCAACCAGGACATAGCATACTGCCCTGTTCACAAGCCTGGTGTAGTGAAAAGGTTTGCAAATGGCTACATAACGGTCATAGGCCATGGCCATGAGCAGGAAAGCTTCAGCTGCTCCCAGGaagtggaggaagaaaagctgcGCCATACAGGCATTGTAGCAGATTGTCTTATGGTGTGAGAAAAAGTCAGCCAACATTTTAGGTGGGGTCACACAACAGTAACAGATGTCCAAGAATGCCAAATTGgccaggaaaaaatacatgGGTGTTCCCAGTTGGGACTCCCCTTGAATTGTGAGAATGATAAGGATGTTGCCTGGGAGAATTATCATATagaacagcaggaagaagaagaagagaatcATCTGGACTTTGTGGGTTTGAGGAAATCCTACAGAACAAACTCTTTAACTACCGTGTTGTTCTCATACTCCATTTTGACTCTGTAAAaccctgaaaaacagcaatcacagaaaaataaacaaataccagtgtaaatatactaaaatatttaagcaaattCAGGTATACTTAGACTGCCTAATATGCACACCCTTTGAACCATTGTCTAGTTTAAGGAACTCCTTATGGTGAAACACTTGAAAGCTAGTGATTTAGATTCCCACTAACTTGGGCATTGTACTGGaaatataaactgaaaacatCCACATGTCGTCAGGTGTTCCACATTTTCTCTACACCCTGTGAATGGGCACCAGGATTAAGTGTAAATCATAAAGTATCAGTCCAGTCTCCTATAGTAGGCTAACTTTTGTGGTTTACAATGTAACTGTCTTTCTGAGCTACTCCTGTATACACCCTCTCCAAATGACAAAAGTAGGCCCTTCCAGGGTACTATACAATTCATTCTAATATAGACAGTCAAACAAGTCTAGATTAATTGCACTCTACTTACTCAATAACCTAACAATACATCCACGGATTATGAAAGGAAACTAAGTATAGATCACTCATATCTGAAGTGTATTATGACTGAACAATTTAAATCACTTTACAGTCGATATCAGAACAACCAGCCCAAGGAATAACAAATTCCATCATAAATTTTCTCAAttcaagcattttttaaaagaatatatgtTCCTCAATTGTCTTTCAGGGTGCCGAGATCACATACTGACTTCCACCTTTCCTCAAAGAAATCCCTCAGCAGTGTCTAATTTTCCAATGAGATCGTAAGAGCATTGGAAACCATGAAGACAATTCCATTATCTAAATATCTCTCTGAAATTAAGCCACCAAGAATTGACTTGAagacagattttgaaaacaaaattgagaTTTTCCTTGGAATGTATCAAGTCATTTCAATTTCCATGCATTTGAATGAAATTGTGGATTTTAACTCCTCCCTCACAAAgacaagcattaaaaaaaaaaaaaaaaggaaagaaaacaaaagagtcAAATTTAGTTAATAGAAAGACTTGTAAAATAAGTTCTGCCATTCCTTCCAATTccaattctgtttcttctgagtCAGAAGAAAGTTACATGAGATTTtgtctccctttctttttaatatctttctttcattttgctgcaaAGATGGAATGTTTGTATGCATGACTATGTCTGCCTGTTACTGCATTCATAGTTGCAATAGAACAAACCATACTGAAAATGCTGTGATGGGAAAAGATACTCAGATCTGTAAGCATCATTTAGTTTTAGAACAGTTGTAGTTAATTCCCATATTGAGACCAGTGAGAAATGGAATTGGTCTTGacagtgaaactgaaaatagaaaaacaagtGAGACGAAGAGAAAGTGGCAAAAAGTAgtcaaactttaaaataaaataaagaaataaaggaaaataaggaaggaataaagagagaaaaatacccTTAAGACACTTTTTGATGTTTCTGTCAAATATCAAAATTTCCTCACCATGCCTGgaaataaacaacaaacaaaacattattgacattttgtgttttctttatttccttctttattaCATGGACAGTTGAAAGGCTCATTGTGCTAGATGTGTGTGTAAAATAGGTCCATATTGTCcaatatttaatttctcagcTACCTGCAAATCCATACCGACAGGCATCTGGAGCTAAGTGTCTCTTTGCCTCACTTAAAATTTCCTCTCATTGATCTGGTCGGCTCTGAAACTAATCTAACAACCCGTCCATACCATCAACATGTCAGGAAGATTCCTGAAGGAATCTATCGCTCCACACTGCTGTCCTTTAATCTGACCCTACACCCATCCAATACAGTAACACTCTACTTTCAACCTCTACTTGGCTATAGATACTTCTGTGGTTGCACTTGACTTTCATGACTTCACATCTCTACTACCTAGGTTGCTCAGCCCTAACTGGTAAAGAAGCGATTAGAAGCT
The sequence above is drawn from the Cygnus olor isolate bCygOlo1 chromosome 25, bCygOlo1.pri.v2, whole genome shotgun sequence genome and encodes:
- the LOC121059811 gene encoding LOW QUALITY PROTEIN: olfactory receptor 4N5-like (The sequence of the model RefSeq protein was modified relative to this genomic sequence to represent the inferred CDS: inserted 1 base in 1 codon), with the translated sequence MEYENNTVVKEFVXVGFPQTHKVQMILFFFFLLFYMIILPGNILIILTIQGESQLGTPMYFFLANLAFLDICYCCVTPPKMLADFFSHHKTICYNACMAQLFFLHFLGAAEAFLLMAMAYDRYVAICKPFHYTRLVNRAVCYVLVGASWAGGFIHGITLFALTIALPFCGPNILDNFFCDVHQLVKLACANTHIVELLMFLNNGVVIVMCFALLLISYTVLLLKLQTQSSKAKSKIVSTCVSHIIVVFVMCGPAMYIYVLPFQAVPMEKVVALFHTVIFPLTNPMIYTLCNKEIRSSVWKLVSKYIFTCGKIKQTNKQVF